The nucleotide sequence AACAACCTACCTGAGAATGAAGAAGTCCTGCACGCTCACTGGTATCAATCAATTCCTGTTCAGCGATTTTGCGGCTCCGCTCCGTCTGCTCCACAACCGCTCGAAGCTCCTCGATCTCAGCCTGCATCAAGGTGGTTCTGCGCTCCATCATGGTCACCTGCTCCTTCATATCGTCCTGCCCTCTGACAGAGTCATCCAGGTGGATTTGGGCATCCTGACAATGCAAATGCAGTAGCCTCTTAACATCTACCCcttttttttgaattttcacaaatagaaaagcttataacagataACTGTAAGgccaaaatgcatgtattaggTTTCATTCCTGGAAACGTacttgtttagcatgtggctaaaacacaaacaaaattacattagcTCAAATgtggctcaaaaaagtgtttttggtcctcgtctataatgagtcatatttgaataacaataactaggacACACTTTATACCAGAACTACGCAAATCACCACATACCTTCTACTTCTTGTCAGCCACACCTGCATAAAATTCCAGACCTTTAGGCCTAATTTAAGGTAGCAAGTTTGTGGTGTGACTGGTGTCCCCGAACCTCTCCAAAACatctccaagtggccaaattgtgccagtTGCTTTGACTCATAACTGCGAGATGCTAAGctgcttacaactggcttaagtgGGTCGCCGAAATGTGGTTTGTATAGTAAAGGTATCCACATAGACCTTTTGTAGTGACAAAACCTTTCATGTTACAATATATTGCTTGTCAATTCAACGTTTCATTCGTAAGAGAAAGAAtgtgttaaaggataaggctttCTGGTCGGCAATGATttatctacttacaagtattgtgtgtgtatccaaagcctgatatatcttaatcctctgtgctgtagacctctgttgttgtccaaaaatgattaaaaacacatcagtgagccacatcgctgcactaGGTGACATATTCCTTTACTACGAATATTgtggtcacattagtttgtttagaaacagctccaaagactaataacagcgttcacgttttcagtctccggagagtagttctgtgtaaggcagacgccatTGAGCATGTCTGGgacacggttctgtttacagagtttcattagcttgttgtgctacaaaTCACAACTTCTTGACCTTGATATGTaacacacagaactactctctggagactcaAAACGTGATCACTGTTCCTTCATTATAAAGGCTACAGtagtttagaaatggctccattgttgacaataagaaaaatatagaacattgCCAGCGTTATTCTTTAATTATTCTTTCAGaagttacatagtcttgctTAAACCTATTACTCTCTGTTAATGGTATGAAAAGTGGACATCAGTGCTAAAAGTTGTTGTACCTTGAGTTGCCCCTGAACATTCCTCAGTTGTTTCTGAGCCTCGGCCGCCTGCCTGTTCGCATGGCTCAGCTGAATCTCCATCTCGTTGAGGTCtccctccatttttttcttgattctcAGGGCGTCGTTTCTGCTCCGGACCTCGGCGTCCAGAGTGGCCTGCATGGACTCGACCACTCTCTGGTTGTTCCTCTTCAGCTGGTCCATCTCTTCGTCTTTCTCCGCCACCTTTCGGTCCACTTCGGCTTTCACCTGGTTCAGCTCCATTTGCACATGCAGGAACTTAGACTCATCATGTTCCAGGGAGgccttaaaaaacatttaaacatctgtGATTACTCTCACCATACATCTACAGTGTGTTACAATAATCTGTCCTTTTTCTACGTGAAAACAACACGCATGctgtgttttaaatgaacacCTCGGCTACCAGTTATACCTCAGCTTCTTCCAGCGCAGTTTGCATGTCATATTTCTCTGTCTCCACCTGCTTCTTGAATTTCTCCAGTTCATGGATCGTCTTCCCAACCTCCCCAATCTGTTCTGTCAGGTCAGCGATCTCCTCTGCGTtttgaaaggaaaaatgaaTTACAGAGAGGTTTTTGAAATAATCTACTTCAAAAGTTGCTCCTCACACTTACgttgcaggtttttattttcccttttcatCGTCTCCAGGTGTTCAAGGGCTTCCTCATAGGAGTTCTTCAGTTTGAAAAGCTCAGTGCTCAGAGATCGAGATTCTTTCTGAGCGCCTTCGAGCTCTGCCTGAGTCTCCTCATACTTCTGCTTCCACTCGGCTAGGATCtgaattcattaaaacattagtCTGTAATAATTACTGATGTGCTATAAAGCTATGAGATGTACTTCAAACCAAAAATACCTTGTcaaagtttctctgtttcttgtcAAGCGTAGCTGCTAAGCTGTTGGACCTCTCCACGTCAACCATGAGATCCTCCATCTCGTTTTGAAGTCGCTGTTTAGTTTTCTCCAGTGAGGCACACTTTGAATTCACCGCTTCGATTTGTTCTTCGGCCTCTTGGAGACGCTGGGCGAGCTTCTTCCTGTGAACAGTGAACCAATATTAGCAACAGATTTTGTAGCTGTTGCcccagaaacacagagaacatcGGCAGCATGGTCAGCAAAATGGTCCTTTAAGAAATAAACTGCAAATCCAGCATTAGTCTGATCTATCGATCTAATCCTGGTATGTATTTACTTTGCTTCTTCAAGCTCCTCTGTGCGCTGGATGGCATCGGTCTCATATTTGTTCCTCCAGAGAGCCACCTCAGTGTTGGCTTTCGACAAATTGCGCTGCAGCTCAGCTTTggcctcctgctcctcctcgtACTGCTCACGAAGGAGATCGCAGTCGTGACGAGCTGACTGCAAACTGTGAGCCAGGGCGTTCTTAGCCTACGCAGGAATACAACAATACggaacatcatcatcaaagtaAAACAGGAAAAGTATCTGTGTTTGCAAACGTGACCTTTGACTACCTTTGCTTCCTCCTCAACCAGTCTTTTCAGGTCATCAACTTGTGACGTGAATCCCTGCTTTCCTCTGGTCAGCTGGGAAAtgagactctctctctcttccatttGTCGAGAAAGTTCGCCTACGACAagcaaaacaggaaaacattttaaattaaaggcTGTAATTTCACAAATTGTAATAAAAGGAGGAACGGAATTACCATTCTCAGTTTGAAAACGGGCCCTCTGATTGGTGAGATCTGCCATATGTCGCATGTTTTCATCATTCTTGGTCTTCAGCTCTATAAGCTGATCCTCAAGTGAGCGACACGTCTTCTCCAGATTGACCTATAAAGTGAAGGTAACACAAATTAGACCTTCAACCagttaaacgcacaatatgtcatttctgccactaggggtctctcaatcaaaacaataacaaaagacggagtggCAGAAACTGGTAAAGAGTCAGCGAAGAGCACGGTTCAAGACCACATCgccgtttttatttttgattttaacccaaaccatgatctttgtttaccacagcgttgtcacactataaaatataattattttttaacagtgactgaCATGATACTGCGTGTTGAAAAATGACGCTAAAGGGGTACCCCGTGCTTTAAAACGTGACGCCagggggtcctgaccaagcgtAGATATTTaacgagttgggagtgagaacatGTTGGATGACGGTGTGATGTagcatgggatcatgggagctgttgtcttcattgttaaacaaccagcttgTCTGGGACAGGATTACTCTtcctctccaaaaaaaaaacagatccagtgattaaaacaagtaaaaacagTGAGTAAACAGTTTTATGctaaaaatctgtgtttctccgaTGCTGTTTGGCAGAAAGAGGACGTCcaggaggggctgctagccgagctgctgctaacgtttgctcagctagtttctctgataacttaagatccagacgtcaaatgactaaaatccttcatctggttaaaaacaaccaagatctaaaaggtttatcataaaaatgtggcttaaaactgaataaaagtcaatttattatcttgtatgcgtatactctttggtagaggaggtatgacgccactGACAgacgaccaaatgaaacggaccgttaccttgattaaaattacagattactctgggtttgaaaattgttggaaacatttgggataatgtaagtacacaaaatatataacataggtctagttgtttttagacattttaatgtagaATAGTCACATATTATAGCGCTTAAGTGAGTTCTGGATTCTCTTATCAAAAACATTTCTCACCTTAGCTTTTGCAACAGTTTCCATGTTGCTGGCCAAATCATCAATTTCCATCTTCAATTCGTTCTTTTCCTTCTCAAGTTTCTGCTTGATTCTTTGGAGGTTGTCAATCTGATCTCCCAGCTCGGCCATGCTGTCCGCCTGCTTTTTGCGCAGTGCGGCGGTCGTGGCCTCGTGGTGCAGGGTGGACTCCTCCAGGTCGCGTCGCAGTTTGAGGAACTCAGCCTCCCGCTTCTTGTTCATCTCGATCTGAGCGGCGGTGGCTCCTCCGGCCTCCTCCAGCCTCTCGCTGATCTCCTCGATCTCTCTGGTGAGGTCAGACCTCTGCTTCTCTATCTTTGCCCGGACCGCTCGTTCAGCCTCAACTTCTTCTTCTAGTTCTTCAATGCGAGccttaaaacagaaaatgataaaCCGTCATTGAGGGGGGAATTGGTTGTTATCAGTGTGattaatgtattaaatgtaaGCTTTATTACATTGTGCTCTTTCAGCTTCTTTTGCAGCTGGTTGTTTATTGATTGCTCATCTGAGATTTTGCTGAGCAGCTGGTTGTTTTCAAATTCTTTTCTGTGAGAACAAGAAGATAAATGTCGTCAATTTAAATCCCAAGACTTAATTccttcatacatacacacaatcagTGTATTGACTTACTTCTTAATTTTCTCCTCAGAttgttgtttgtcattttccAGATCCATTAGGGATTCTTGCGTAAGTTTCAGATCACCTTCAAGCTTCCTTTTGGCTCTTTCAAGGTCCATGCGGATCTTCTTTTCTTGCTCCAGTGAACCTTCGAGCTTTAAAGCAAGTTGTATAAATTTAATTAGGTTGTTTAGTAACATTGGTGTTTGCGTGTATTATTGTCTACAGACTTAACTCACGTCATCCACTTGCTGTTCAAGCTTCGATTTTGCTTTTGTCAGAGAGTTGACTTTGTCTTCCTCAACTTGCAGATCATCCAGCGTCTGTTGATGGGCCTCTTGAAGGGCTTTCTTCTCTTTGGTCAGTTTGGCAATGTTTTCATCCTGACCAGACAGCTCCTCCATAAGATTTTTAACCTGAAACAGGAAGTATGCATATGCACCATTACgaataaaaacactaaacactaaaAAGAGCAAGGCTGTACTCAATCTTcaattttgttatttaaataatttaaaatgtttaaagttttgtcagaAGTTTTTAATCTGCATCTGGACATGGTGATACACATCATTCTGTCGATCATGTTGAGAATATTAGAATGAAATGTGCAAAACTTTCAAACATGTCAGACTCATGACCCACTGAGTGTTGGCCATGTAAAATAATCATGTTGGAGCAGCAACACCTTTAGGTGAAATGCCATCTAATTATCAAACCTGCATTTAGTCCGGTTAAAAAGTGCTCTGGTTGTTTTTCCCCCTTGGTTTGATtcatttgggcagatctgaacacagcaatcatactcaggtgtggaccaaaacaCCCTTTAGAGGAAGCGAGACTGGTCGCTACAAAATTCTGGAGCAATTTGTTTGTGGAATGTTTGTTGATCCGACCCAACTATAAGGcatactctgcaagtttgagctaaatggctTCTGTAGCCAGGTGCATTTTGCATACTGAGATGCTGATgaactagctagctagcagctagcattgaGGTCTGACCTGGACTAACAATGTAGTATGATGTTCTCTTGATATTTGGACACATAGGaccttttctttactttttcttttttacttttcccAGACAGATTTGACCAATGAGCAGAATGAACGTTCTCAGGTGCCTTTTAGTTATGCATTTTGATTTGCTTTAATTCATTCTGTGTGAACAGAAACCAAACCAAGAGGAAAAAGTAATCTCATCCATTGATTTCCAAACAAACTATGGTTTGTAAAAAACCTAAATACAGTTGCAAACGTATGATGCATTTAAGAGTTATGGCAATTTATGTAAAATAGGCCACACCTACAACAACTTGGCAACCAATTATaggaaaggagaaaacatttttcatgattgTCCAAACATGGTATGTACCAAATTACCAGTAGGTGCagactggaagaaaaaaaaaacaaaaaaaaacaacaaatgttttaaaatctggCTGAAATGGGCATGACCTACACTGAGATAGGACGGTAGGAAATTTTCTTATATAACTTGTAACTTGCAATTCAGGAGTTATGACTGCAAATTGCTGCATAAATGGACACATGGTGACGCTCTCTGCATCAAAAACTAATCTTTTCCTTTGTGGCCCACTGACTTATTTTCTgccaaatttaattaaaatgtaaagtagttgttgagatgtcCAAGCAAGCAAAGGGATCACAATGTCCTTGACACAAGCACCAATCAGACAGTCCAGGTGAAATAACGCACCTTATTTTCTGTGGCATGTTTCTCCTTCTCAACTTTAGCCAAGGTAATCTCCAGGTCATCTATGTCTTTCTTAAGCTCAGAGCATTCGTCTTCGAGCTTCCGCTTCTTGGCGGTCAACTCGGCGTTCATTTCCTCCTCGTCTTCCAGCCTTTCGGTCACCTCTTTGAGTTTGGCCTCAAGCTGGATTTTGCTTTTGATCAAGCCCTCACATCTTTCCTCTGCATCGCAAAGATTTTCTGAGTCCTTAGAAGAATAGGGAGATGAAACTAATGTTTGAtcattcagacagtgtttcACATGAGATCAATGTCTTTCAGATATGATGAATACTCACAGACTGTACTTGCAGGAGGAGGTTATTTTTCTCCTGCAGCAGAGAAACCATTTTCTCCTCAAGCtcttttctcttgctctctgacTTTGCCAGATCCTCCTTACATTTCACAAAGTCCTCTTTCATGGTTGCCATCTCCTTTTCGGTTTCTGCACTCTTGAGGAGTGGCTTGATTTTGAAGAAGAGCTTCATCCATGGCCAGTGTTTGACATTCATGAATGAACGCAAGTTGTATTGCAGGATCCAGACACAATCTCTGTAAGATATACAGCAACAATTCTTAGtctgtacagtattttttgtaGTTTCCATGATAACCTTGGTGTTGACCTTACTTTTGTGCAATTAAATTGGAGAATTCTTTTCTCATGAGATAACCACGACACAGGGCTTGAGTCTGCGTCACAAGAGAAACTAGTTTTTCGTCTCGCAGCTCCTCCAGAGTACCCAGTAAGCCAGCTTTGAAGAAGACCTGCAACAACACAGTGTAGTCATGCTGAATCTAGTGCAttacaatgaatcaattaagtTGGTTGTAAAGGCTCAAGTCTATTCTAAACTTTACCCTGCAATCCATTCGGACACATACCTTTGTAGACCCAAATCGGTACTGTGTGTGATCAACGTCAATTGAACCAAGAAGCTTCTCAGAGGCTTTCTTTCCATCTATGAACTGTCCCTCTGGGATGGCACTGGCATTTAGGATTTTGTATCTGTTCAGatttggataaaaaaaagattatcaCCAACTATCACCGAGGAATAATTTCGTTTTAGTTGTCTTTATCATGTGTGTTAAGTAAGGAATCAATGACCTCTGCTTGAAGTCAGCGTAAAGAATCCTGCTGGGGAATCCCTTCCTGCAGATCCTGATTCCCTCCAGAACACCGTTACAGCGAAGCTGGTGGATGACCAAGTGATTGTCCATGATTCCTGCGGAGAGGCGGACAGAAAATGATTGGCAACTGAGACTAGGAGCATATTTCAACACCATGATTTTGTGCTTTTGTATTTCGAGTTGGGAGTATTTGGTGCTGAAGTATTTGTAACTCTGTACCTGGTGTTTTAACCTCATTTGGAATCAGGCAACGCACAAAGTGAGGATGTGTGCTCCTCAAGTTGGTCATTAGTTTCCCAAGATTTTCCTACAAAAGTACAGTTGTCATTACACCTTCTTTTGAGGACatcaaacactgagaataaaatttgaaataatttatcacaaataaaaaacaattagtgCTTCTTGCCTTGAATTGGCCCTGTAGAgatgagattataactacatGCAGATCATGCCTCCTTAAAGTGCAACAGTCTAACCAACCATTACCTATTAATTAATGGAGTTTGGGGGGTCAATGCAGGGCAAGAAAGTAATCTCTACATAGATTATCATCATTTCTGTACCCTGAAAACTGCAGACACCGTCTGAAAGGAGCCACCCTTCTTCTTTCCCCCTTTCTTGCCTCCTTTGCCAGCATCACCACCTGATTctacacaacaaaaacatgagtTGAGAgcacaaatttgttttttcaatcaatcaattcagtcatttttatttatatagcaccaaatcacaacaaaagtcatcttaGGGCACTTTTCAGGGCTTTGATATGAATTATTTCAATGCTTTATGAATGTCGTACCTTCAGCACCAGAAAATGAGGCATACAAGAAAGCCAGCAGTTTCATTGATGACTTCTGGTAAAGCTGCACCACAGACTCATTCAGGGGGTCTTTATTCTTATCCAGCCAGCCGGTGATGTTGTAGTCCACGGTGCCGGCATAGTGCACCAAGGTGAAGTGAGCCTCAGGCTTGCCTTTGACAACCTTGGGCTTTTGGAAAGCGTTTGTTTTTCCAAGATGCTGGTCGTAGAGTTTGTTCTTAAAAGAGGTGTCTGAGGCCTTGGGGAACATACACTCCTCTTCAAGGATGGAGAAGATGCCCATTGGCTGTTGAATGTTTTACAAGCACATATGAGATATGATGATGTCTAAAATGAGTTGAGATATTCACTTTGTGTGCAGCAGACTTATCCTACCTTTTCAATAAGCTCAATGCAAGCTGCCAGGTCCATACCAAAGTCAATGAACTCCCAGTCTATCCCTTCTTTCTTGTACTCCTCTTGCTCCAGCACAAACATGTGGTGGTTAAAAAACTGTTGCAGCTTCTCATTGGTGAAATTAATGCAGAGTTGCTCCATGCTGTTGAACTGTGACAAGAACTAGTATTAACTTATACCATAAAATTATATGTTTGACTGATGGAAACCTATCACtattaaaagaccaaaaatgaTCAATGAGTCCACATGCTCACATCAAATATTTCAAATCCAGCGATGTCCAAGACTCCAATGAAGAACTGCCTGGGCTGCTTCGTGTCCAGCATCTCATTGATTCGTATAACCATCCATAAGAACATCTTCTCATAAACAGACTTGGCCAGAGCGCTAACTGCATTGGCGACCTGATCAGGAGATTTTGAAGATATGTAAAGTCaagaatttgttgttttggagtAATCCTTAgcacaaaaaacatgtattttttgcAAACAGGCATCTTATAATTTATATCTTGGCCACGAGATAAAAGAAGTTTCTGACTGGCTGATAAAAATTCTATATCAAGGTGTTATTAACACAATATTCAGTAAAAACTGAAGCCTAACAGGAGCATCAATTACACATTTGCATTACTGCTCCAAATTTCCTCTGGTAACAAGtcagaatatactgtaaatacaataaTGCAACACAAAAATTAGACACCGGATTTGTCTACAAGAAAATAATACATGAGGTGGAGGCAAACTGATGCTAAGCAGAGTAGCATTTCTTCAAATCACCGAGACTATTACTTTTAATATCGGAACACCTTGTTGTTCGCTCCTATGTGCTGCTGCTTACTGCAGTGGCAGAGCAGAGACtaaattaacacatttacacagacagtgaaagcagagatgtttAGGTTAACTACGGTCGACAGTTGAAGCaagtctgtgtgaatgtggaagttaTTCAGTCAAACATGAGTTTGAATTGATTATGACACTGAGTTGAGgaaaaaatttaaaagtttttacaaatgtattaaaaatcgGAAACACATGATAATGTAAAAGTTAAATTTTGTCCA is from Thunnus maccoyii chromosome 18, fThuMac1.1, whole genome shotgun sequence and encodes:
- the LOC121884029 gene encoding myosin heavy chain, fast skeletal muscle-like isoform X2, translating into MTGHKPELIEMLLITTNPYDFPMVSQGQITVASIDDKEELVATDTATDVLGFTNEEKLSIYKLTGAVMHYGNMKFKQKQREEQAEPDGTEVADKVAFLMALNSADLLKGLCYPRVKVGNEYVTKGQTVPQVANAVSALAKSVYEKMFLWMVIRINEMLDTKQPRQFFIGVLDIAGFEIFDFNSMEQLCINFTNEKLQQFFNHHMFVLEQEEYKKEGIDWEFIDFGMDLAACIELIEKPMGIFSILEEECMFPKASDTSFKNKLYDQHLGKTNAFQKPKVVKGKPEAHFTLVHYAGTVDYNITGWLDKNKDPLNESVVQLYQKSSMKLLAFLYASFSGAEESGGDAGKGGKKGGKKKGGSFQTVSAVFRENLGKLMTNLRSTHPHFVRCLIPNEVKTPGIMDNHLVIHQLRCNGVLEGIRICRKGFPSRILYADFKQRYKILNASAIPEGQFIDGKKASEKLLGSIDVDHTQYRFGSTKVFFKAGLLGTLEELRDEKLVSLVTQTQALCRGYLMRKEFSNLIAQKDCVWILQYNLRSFMNVKHWPWMKLFFKIKPLLKSAETEKEMATMKEDFVKCKEDLAKSESKRKELEEKMVSLLQEKNNLLLQVQSDSENLCDAEERCEGLIKSKIQLEAKLKEVTERLEDEEEMNAELTAKKRKLEDECSELKKDIDDLEITLAKVEKEKHATENKVKNLMEELSGQDENIAKLTKEKKALQEAHQQTLDDLQVEEDKVNSLTKAKSKLEQQVDDLEGSLEQEKKIRMDLERAKRKLEGDLKLTQESLMDLENDKQQSEEKIKKKEFENNQLLSKISDEQSINNQLQKKLKEHNARIEELEEEVEAERAVRAKIEKQRSDLTREIEEISERLEEAGGATAAQIEMNKKREAEFLKLRRDLEESTLHHEATTAALRKKQADSMAELGDQIDNLQRIKQKLEKEKNELKMEIDDLASNMETVAKAKVNLEKTCRSLEDQLIELKTKNDENMRHMADLTNQRARFQTENGELSRQMEERESLISQLTRGKQGFTSQVDDLKRLVEEEAKAKNALAHSLQSARHDCDLLREQYEEEQEAKAELQRNLSKANTEVALWRNKYETDAIQRTEELEEAKKKLAQRLQEAEEQIEAVNSKCASLEKTKQRLQNEMEDLMVDVERSNSLAATLDKKQRNFDKILAEWKQKYEETQAELEGAQKESRSLSTELFKLKNSYEEALEHLETMKRENKNLQQEIADLTEQIGEVGKTIHELEKFKKQVETEKYDMQTALEEAEASLEHDESKFLHVQMELNQVKAEVDRKVAEKDEEMDQLKRNNQRVVESMQATLDAEVRSRNDALRIKKKMEGDLNEMEIQLSHANRQAAEAQKQLRNVQGQLKDAQIHLDDSVRGQDDMKEQVTMMERRTTLMQAEIEELRAVVEQTERSRKIAEQELIDTSERAGLLHSQNTSLLNTKKKLDADVTQLHTEIEEAVQEARNAEEKAKKAITDAAMMAEELRKEQDTSAHLERMRKNLEVTVKDLQHRLDEAENLAMKGGKKQLQKLEARVRELENELEGEQKRSSEAIKGVRKYERKVKELTYQSEEDKKNITRLQDLVDKLQIKMKAYKRNAEEAEEQCNVHMARFRKAQHELEEAEERADVAESLANKMRAKSREIGTKAQEGQGE
- the LOC121884029 gene encoding myosin heavy chain, fast skeletal muscle-like isoform X1, whose product is MSSDAEMAQYGPASIFLRKPEKERVEAQNRPFDARTACFVPDARELYIKGVIQQREGGQVTVKTEAGETVTVKDEDCHPMNPPKYDKIEDMAMMTHLNEPSVLFNLKDRYAAWMIYTYSGLFCVTVNPYKWLPVYDMQVVAAYRGKKRMEAPPHIFSVSDNAYQNMLTDRENQSVLITGESGAGKTVNTKRVIQYFATIAVAGGDKKDHTPGKMQGTLEDQIISANPLLEAFGNAKTVRNDNSSRFGKFIRIHFGTSGKLASADIETYLLEKSRVTFQLSEERSYHIFYQIMTGHKPELIEMLLITTNPYDFPMVSQGQITVASIDDKEELVATDTATDVLGFTNEEKLSIYKLTGAVMHYGNMKFKQKQREEQAEPDGTEVADKVAFLMALNSADLLKGLCYPRVKVGNEYVTKGQTVPQVANAVSALAKSVYEKMFLWMVIRINEMLDTKQPRQFFIGVLDIAGFEIFDFNSMEQLCINFTNEKLQQFFNHHMFVLEQEEYKKEGIDWEFIDFGMDLAACIELIEKPMGIFSILEEECMFPKASDTSFKNKLYDQHLGKTNAFQKPKVVKGKPEAHFTLVHYAGTVDYNITGWLDKNKDPLNESVVQLYQKSSMKLLAFLYASFSGAEESGGDAGKGGKKGGKKKGGSFQTVSAVFRENLGKLMTNLRSTHPHFVRCLIPNEVKTPGIMDNHLVIHQLRCNGVLEGIRICRKGFPSRILYADFKQRYKILNASAIPEGQFIDGKKASEKLLGSIDVDHTQYRFGSTKVFFKAGLLGTLEELRDEKLVSLVTQTQALCRGYLMRKEFSNLIAQKDCVWILQYNLRSFMNVKHWPWMKLFFKIKPLLKSAETEKEMATMKEDFVKCKEDLAKSESKRKELEEKMVSLLQEKNNLLLQVQSDSENLCDAEERCEGLIKSKIQLEAKLKEVTERLEDEEEMNAELTAKKRKLEDECSELKKDIDDLEITLAKVEKEKHATENKVKNLMEELSGQDENIAKLTKEKKALQEAHQQTLDDLQVEEDKVNSLTKAKSKLEQQVDDLEGSLEQEKKIRMDLERAKRKLEGDLKLTQESLMDLENDKQQSEEKIKKKEFENNQLLSKISDEQSINNQLQKKLKEHNARIEELEEEVEAERAVRAKIEKQRSDLTREIEEISERLEEAGGATAAQIEMNKKREAEFLKLRRDLEESTLHHEATTAALRKKQADSMAELGDQIDNLQRIKQKLEKEKNELKMEIDDLASNMETVAKAKVNLEKTCRSLEDQLIELKTKNDENMRHMADLTNQRARFQTENGELSRQMEERESLISQLTRGKQGFTSQVDDLKRLVEEEAKAKNALAHSLQSARHDCDLLREQYEEEQEAKAELQRNLSKANTEVALWRNKYETDAIQRTEELEEAKKKLAQRLQEAEEQIEAVNSKCASLEKTKQRLQNEMEDLMVDVERSNSLAATLDKKQRNFDKILAEWKQKYEETQAELEGAQKESRSLSTELFKLKNSYEEALEHLETMKRENKNLQQEIADLTEQIGEVGKTIHELEKFKKQVETEKYDMQTALEEAEASLEHDESKFLHVQMELNQVKAEVDRKVAEKDEEMDQLKRNNQRVVESMQATLDAEVRSRNDALRIKKKMEGDLNEMEIQLSHANRQAAEAQKQLRNVQGQLKDAQIHLDDSVRGQDDMKEQVTMMERRTTLMQAEIEELRAVVEQTERSRKIAEQELIDTSERAGLLHSQNTSLLNTKKKLDADVTQLHTEIEEAVQEARNAEEKAKKAITDAAMMAEELRKEQDTSAHLERMRKNLEVTVKDLQHRLDEAENLAMKGGKKQLQKLEARVRELENELEGEQKRSSEAIKGVRKYERKVKELTYQSEEDKKNITRLQDLVDKLQIKMKAYKRNAEEAEEQCNVHMARFRKAQHELEEAEERADVAESLANKMRAKSREIGTKAQEGQGE